One Streptomyces sp. V4I8 genomic window carries:
- a CDS encoding C40 family peptidase, with amino-acid sequence MTALNRVPSLMARAGTASALTIAAVGGSIVAPGFASEAEAATPATKALQVAASKKGSPYKWGATGPHRFDCSGLTLYSFKKAGKKLPRTAAQQYNKTRHISASNRKAGDLVFFHSGSNVYHVGIYAGKGKIWHSPKSGDVVRLQKIWTRSVWYGRVK; translated from the coding sequence ATGACTGCGCTCAATCGTGTCCCGTCGCTCATGGCCCGGGCCGGTACGGCCTCGGCGCTCACCATCGCCGCAGTGGGCGGCTCGATAGTGGCGCCCGGCTTCGCCTCCGAGGCGGAGGCCGCCACGCCGGCGACGAAGGCACTCCAGGTCGCGGCCTCCAAGAAGGGCTCCCCGTACAAGTGGGGCGCCACCGGGCCCCACCGGTTCGACTGCTCCGGGCTCACGCTGTACTCGTTCAAGAAGGCGGGCAAGAAGCTGCCCCGTACGGCGGCCCAGCAGTACAACAAGACCCGCCACATCTCCGCCTCGAATCGCAAGGCCGGAGACCTGGTGTTCTTCCACTCGGGCTCGAACGTCTACCACGTCGGCATCTACGCCGGGAAGGGAAAGATCTGGCACTCCCCGAAGAGCGGCGACGTCGTGAGGCTGCAGAAGATCTGGACCAGGAGCGTCTGGTACGGCCGGGTCAAGTGA
- a CDS encoding LysE family translocator translates to MDAQLIAFTGVSAGLVAMPGADFTVVVRNALVSRRAGIACALGIGAGLLVHVTLAVVGVAAVLAAVPALFRALQVVGGVYVLYLGVQTLRQRRAEVMDAREDSTARPLRQGFVTNALNPKASLTFLSVLPQFVPAGAPALPRTLLLALIVLAIALVWFQVVALLVDRLGRWLRRPRAARAVTTVTGAALTAFGVALLAGPLYAL, encoded by the coding sequence ATGGACGCACAGCTCATCGCCTTCACCGGGGTTTCCGCCGGCCTGGTCGCCATGCCCGGGGCCGACTTCACCGTCGTCGTACGCAACGCCCTCGTCTCCCGCCGGGCCGGCATCGCCTGCGCGCTCGGGATCGGGGCCGGGCTGCTGGTGCATGTGACGCTGGCGGTGGTGGGGGTCGCCGCGGTCCTGGCCGCCGTACCGGCGTTGTTCCGCGCGCTCCAAGTGGTCGGCGGTGTCTATGTGCTGTATCTGGGCGTCCAGACGCTGCGGCAGCGGCGCGCCGAAGTCATGGACGCGCGCGAGGACTCCACCGCGCGACCGCTGCGGCAGGGCTTCGTGACCAACGCCCTCAACCCGAAGGCGTCCCTCACCTTCCTCAGCGTCCTGCCCCAGTTCGTGCCCGCGGGCGCTCCGGCGCTGCCCCGGACCCTGCTGCTCGCCCTGATCGTGCTCGCGATCGCCCTAGTGTGGTTCCAGGTGGTCGCCCTGCTGGTGGACCGGCTCGGCAGGTGGCTGCGCCGCCCGCGGGCCGCCCGGGCCGTCACGACCGTCACCGGCGCCGCGCTGACGGCCTTCGGCGTGGCACTCCTCGCCGGGCCGCTGTACGCCCTCTGA